The DNA window TCCCTTCACTGAAAATGGTATGGCAATACTTTATTGATATCTGtggtattgtattaattttaattagtcggagaaataaaataagttttataaaacgtTCAAACGTTTGTCGCTCAAACGGTTAGGTAAAAGTTAATTGCATGTAAACTAGTAgagagataataaataaaagcataaaATGGTTCTAGGGGATATGTTCGCGGAGGCGCGTGTCGTCGCCAGCTTGAAGCCACGATGGCCGATAAATCCAGCGTATATGCACACATTTGGTAATTATGCACTAACTCcttcatattaaaaaagtctatacaattataacataaagataaattagaactaattaattttcaaaatatgtttgtacTCTTAAACATTGTTGACCTTGCGTTTGTTTTTGACCTATTTTCAACCACGGTGGCATACTCAAAGATTATCGAACTTCTTAATAGATATTGTAATGCGCCACATACGACTTTACGGCTTTCGGAGGAATAGGAACACTGTCAACTTTCCCTATTGAGAATCCAcagggttggtaccacccactcatcagatattctaccgccagacaATAACAGTTACTGTTGTCGTGTACTGTTTTGAAGAGTGAACGATTACTGACTACAAGCACAAGAGAAAAACATCTTCGTTCCTAAGGTTGATGGCTCATTGGTGGGCattgtagggaatggttaatttgatatattataatagatatctTATAGCACCCATCTttatgggcggttgtgaccactcatacataatatatacatcacCAATGAAAATGAAACAACAGCATTTGCAAGAAAAATACTATGCATGACTTTGtttatgcaaaatatttatgaattgttGTTGGATTATTGTTGGTTGTACTAGCTATAATTCGGCGTTTGAAGTCTTAATAAATATGCAGGAatgacagaaaaatattttgtgatacTGGAGCAACCGCTATCAGTATCTCTCGTCGGTCTGGTATGGAGTCAGTTAACCGACCAGCCGCTTTCTTCGAGTCTGAACTGGTATCCGGAACCAGAGGTGAGTTTAACGTGACATGATCACAAGggcttactttacttttactttatcaACCTGTCACACACCGACCTGCTGATTTCCATTTCCTGCGACATATACCCGTTTTCCATTCCTTACACTTCTCGATCCAAGGATTAGGTGCGAGAAAAGCCTGAGTTTAATTGGCCAACAGGACGTTTGAGTTATGACCGCAGACGCGTGATAAGGGCGAATCTCGGTGCTTCGGCAATTCGTTGAACCTCATTTCGGTTTTATGTAAGTGTATTTTAGGtcaggttttatatttattggtaaaaaaaatttttatcttgaatatgatcttcgaatatatatataaacaaaatgtacaTTGACATCGATATCGatcaaataactaataataatttatgttcacAGACTCACGTTGTATTGTTAGACAGGGAAAGCGGCAAAGAAGTTAAGAGGTATAGAACGGAGACGCTGTTTTTCCtgcatataataaattgttttgagaGAGATGGTAACGTTGTGGTCGACGTCTGCGCCTACAAAGACGCTAAAGTTATAAACGCGATGTATATTCATGCGATCGAAGTGAGTTCAATACAACTAGTGATAAGAAatcaactttatatttaaatactaccttGGTACTAGTCTCCATTGTTTTTACCCTTATCGCTTAAACAGCGATATCTTCCatgcaacctttgggcagattactgattaaatataatgtttaatttaatgttaagtacacatttcttaaaggccggcaatgctCCTGTAAGCGCCCCCGTGTAGCAGATATCCATAGGCGGTGGTCACCATCGGGTAAGCCTCCTGTTCGTATGCCaaccatattataataaaaaaaaattgatttcaaattactaacttatttaattattaagggttgtgtataatgtttttgttttattaattttatccttCTGTGTCTATATATGTATCTACCAAAATCGGTAATAATAGTTTTACACAAGATTATTTAACTCACTCAACGTAGTACTCAACATAATGTTATCGTGGTTTTAAATACCAAATTAAGGttaaaaaacactaaaattaatttgtgtaataaattaaatgtaggaAAAGTAGGTAagtacgaaaataatttattcatacgtAATTTTCAGTCAAAGAAGTTACCGGCAAATGAGCATTTTTGTGTTATGTATAACAGAGCCTTAAATAATACCGGGAATCACCGAACGGAGCGCCTTTTTTTTTACCCGCTCACCTCTGTTTAGATAGTTAACTTTAACTTCAGCCAGTATTTACTTCAGGTTAATAATTTGTGAATGAATGGTTCGAAAGTAGAGAAAAGATGGATTGGGATGAAAGAAGTATATATACTCGTCCAGAGGtccttaatattaaagaaaaacgtttaaaatatatttttttaaatataatcggtTAATGGACCACCTGGTAGCAAGTGGTCACCGCCACCCATGGAcgttggcgctgtgagaaataataaccattcctgacatcaccaatgcgcccccaactttgggagctaagatgttacgtccctagtTTCTGTAGATGCAGTAACTCACTCGTTCTGCAAATCGAAACACACGAATACATTTCTTATTCATataagcaaatattattattacttaatttaaagtgAATGAGATTATTCTATTTAGTTTGGTacggattaaaaatatataaaacttttagtcCATGCAAAGTAATGCCGATTACGCTGAATGGTTTCGAGGCAGACCCAAGCGTCTCGAGATGAGCCTGGCCGCCCCTCCGCTGACTAGAGTGGAACCTAAGCTGCTGGCGGATCTAGGTTGCGAAACCCCTAGAATACACTACGATTTGCATAATGGTATGaggtttcattaaataaaacagtgcCTTATATTGCGTAGCCGTTAGAGTCCGATGCATGCATTTCAAACACATTTTCCGACGCTAACGGCAACGTCCATCATTGGGATGTCACCTTGTCGATCGTGACGGATATGTATAGCGCAAAATTGAAAATAGACACGTTTCTACGTCGTTTACTTGATAGAAGAGGTTTGTGctaacccatctgggtaggcaccaactactcatcagatattctaccgccaaacagcagtacccagtgtttttgcgttccggtttgaagggtgagtaagccagggtaactacagtcacaagggagataacaccttagttcccgaggttggtggcacattggcgatgtcaaTTTTCAAGTACAGTTACAAATATCGATACTAATAATGActactaaaactatttttattattttctaggcCGACCATATAGATATTTCTACGCTGTCAGCTCGGACATTGACGCTGAAAATCCTGGAACGGTATGTTTCTGTAATAAGTTAGGAAATTAAATCACACTGTCACGCATGAGTCGTTGGTTCATCAGTCGTTTTTGCTTTTTATAATCTCGTTTTGACATCATTGTTGCTCTGCCGTGCTCCGGACCTTGTATTGTCAATGGCGCTGCATATAACGAGATAAATAAGACCAAACTACGAAGTGACGTGATTGAAgcttctttttaattatttgaatatattctaGATAATCAAAGTGGATACGGTGACAGGCGAGACGAAGTCGTTCTGGGAAAAAGATTGCTACCCCAGTGAACCTATCTTTGTTCCCAGTCCTCAGGCTAACGTACTCGTACTTAATTAATAGAAAAGTAACTCTCCTCTCGAGAAGAAGGTtcggagcttattccaacactcttcaatgcgggttggtgcatAACGAATGGATACTTTCGTTTAActcaagtttaatatttaagatattactaAGTTGGCCCATTGTGTGGTACAATGCAtcttaattgttttttgtaaGCCATCAAATAGTAACCGATATCGATTATACGTCCATGTATTCAGTATTACATACAGAATGTAAATGTCAACAAAATCCTTACTAAACTAGGAGGTTGGAAGTGCCGCCTTTTTGAGAAAGACCGTTTCGGTCCGTATCTCCGTAAGCGTGCACTATATGctatatactaaattttttgttagtgttagtgttttatttagtataattattattattagagtaATGGGCTTCTCTATTGAATTTacttatcaaaatgaaaatatggtCGAGTAACAAGAAATACACACATTTTAGAGGAAAGACGTTGAACTAAAGCGTAGCTACTGCAGGAGGAAGACGAGGGCGTGGTGCTGAGCGCGCTGGTGTCGGGCGCGGACGAGTGCGAGGTGTGCCTGCTGCTGCTGGACGCGCGCGAGCTGCGGGAGCGGGCGCGCGCGTACTTCCGCACGCCCTCGCCCGCGCCCAAGTGTCTGCACGGCTGGTTCCTGCCGCAAGCCGTGAATGAGCGATTACTTACACTGTAaccaaaaatgaaaaattatagtCTTATGTTCAACAAATAGATTGATATGTTAACTACATGTAaacacttttttattgattaaaataatacttcaatttaatttaagtttgtgTAGCAGTTGCGGACAATTTTACCATTGCATACAAGAAATGCGGATCTAATAGTAGGAAGGAACGGAAACGTAAAGTAGGAACTAGCGACAGCCTGATGTTCGGTGAAGATCGGTGAAGATCGGTGAACTGCAACGCAAAACTTGAATCCAATTATTTCGGTATTCATTTGTGATTTTTCTCAAACTTGCAAGGTGAAAGAAGACATTGCGAATAAACCTCCACGTTGAGAGACCTGGAAGATTAGTCAAGGTTGGCTCAGCAAACcttaaaaatagtttacaagttatttttattagttagaTTTGAAGCCaacaattcaaaaaataatatacttaaaactaaTAGGATTTAAGTTGCGTGCCGTTTTTAATAACGAAACGTAACGAAAATATGCGTTAcgatattattaagaataccAATAAAATCTCATTACAACACACAAAGTAATGTCAAGACTTTCAGAcggattaattataatcaacttttcttacttgaataatataaagtaaatatgcACCGATGATGACGACACGAGCGACTTATCTTAAATAGATTTACTTAATAGCAGAATGTTAACTAACTTCATCAGTTGATATGCAGCACTGTAGACGAGGAGTTGAAGGAGTTAAGgaagtataatacaaaaatctatAAGAGTTTACGGGACTCTGAGAAGAGTCAAATTGCTAATATCCAAAGAATAGATCCATTGTTCACTTCTTGGCGTAAGCAGATCACTTCGATGATACCACATCACTTTgttgtcatttaaatttcatacacTTGCATGATTTCAATTCGatagatagatttatttacattttgcatTTTGGGTTGCATATCGtgtatataaatcaaatgaatttattaacataagaattgataacattaagtgcttaaatatatacaaatatgaattaaaaatagttactgtataaatcttgactgcgtggaatggtggcaagaatgctagcagcatttccccgttgaatcgcaattccgatcctcctggctaaaaacgaaccagccctcctgtcaccagtggaggcaataaggcgaggtgttacacttttgatgaagcttttaaATAgggaatcaaatatattatgattttagttGACATGTATGCACCAGCAAATAATCCAAGACTTCGAAGGTTGTGTCTGGaatatattgcttttttaacaataatgcaGTCGTAACAGACTTAGTTGTTTTTCTTGTGTTTTGGATTACAATGAAGGATacttgttttatgttataatgtGTTTCATAAATCATACGTTTTAAAGTTGTTTCGTCGCCTCCTGGTTTATATGGAAGCCGCCAGTTTCTTACTTCATGAAACATTATAACGTTGCAATCAGTCAGGTGTCTACATGTGAGTACCAACCCAGGCCGAGTGAGCTCATTATATTGATAaacgtaaaacaaaataacagttGACAGGAATTATAGTTTGGTGAGAGCTTTAAGTTTTGCGTTATTTCTATGTGTAGATCAGCATTCGTCTATATTTTCTACAGTAACAACTTTTGCGTTCAAACATTCAAACACATGtcaaaatttactattttattaaagtttatttagctccattatttatttatcaggacaaatttaaataataatattaagctatTTCGTCtgcagatattttattataaccatACAGGATTTAGATTTCTATCCCCATGCtgcattcataatattgtaGATGCCGTAAGCCTGACGGGCCATCTGAAACCAAAGACAAATTCTATGGTGAATGCTCGTGCgtgttgaatatattaatattcaatatgtttGCCGGCCAAGGTGATCGAGGAAGTCGAGAATGAACTAGTGTTTGTACACCCGCTGGTGTACTTTAGGATAAGTCTACATTTAGATAGACACtgtaaaaatttattttcgtaCTTCTTGATATGTATTACTGTGGATGACGCCATAATTGTTTAAACTAGTTCAGGGTATTGTTAAAGGTGTCACGGCGAAAACTATTGTCTGTGCtctttacagattttttttttaaattatgtattttgcaATTTCGTCTGCTTGTAATAGATGGTTGTGCGTACATCAGTAACAAGAACTGAACAAGAGAGCAGAAAGagaatattaataacaacattaatattatttagaataatttattacatttgcaACCTTTATCAGctaatgtataatatgtattattaaatgtgcCACAGTAGTAAGTCGCAGCTAGTGTAGGCCTGAGAAACTATGTAAATTGAACGCAAATACCTCCGCAAACGTGTCCAAGCATATGGGGTAGAAAACAGTTTTCATGACCAGTGGCGCTGAAGTTCTTGTAAGCATCAGCAATATTGTCTTGCGAATTTGTATATCAGACTCCATTTCCCAACCGCAGGTATATATAGCTTGACGCAGAGACTCGCTCTGCAACAAAGAGCAAACAGCTTGATGGTTCCAGAGAGATAGCAAATAGTATAGTCCCTCACATAATTACCTAAACACTATAAAAACTTATGAAAGCTGAGGTATTTTTAGTCTCTGAGAAAGTGGTTTTGAGTCTGAGAATGAGTTTCAAAGAATAATAAGGAAGAATTAAGTATTTACTCACCTTTACCATGAGGAGATTGCTGTAGTAGCAAGGGATATAGAAGTGTAATATTGCGCCAAAGAAGAAGGAAATAAACTCTAATGTAATTTCTTTATGACGTAGCGACTGAAATAATGCATTtcgtaaattttactttaaagttcCAAAATAACATtgtgtagaaaatattttataatattacctcAACTATTTGAAAAGCAGAGAACGGTATGAGAAAAGTTGtagttttcatattaaattcgtAGAGTATGACGAAGATCTTTTGCACATTTTTTACAAATCTGCAAAGCAAGATTTACTCGATAAAACTCGaataattgaaaacatatttaaaaaacaacttcTTTCGTATTTCAAACCTGTATATTTCAACGAGCTTAAGATTAATGCGTTTTAATTTTTCCTTCTTTTCTTGAGTGGTCGATGCTTCACTGAGTGCCTTGGATAGATTTCTACTTATTAAGTGCAGTTGTCCACAAGTGTGTAACATAAAGATAGGCACCAGAGGATCGAAGCCTATGTAAACAGACATAGAATATATGTCGAACGAGAAGCACAAAAGGAACGTAGCACAATAAACGGACAATACGTCTTTGTACTCGTTGATACCCTTCGGGTATGTAAAGTCAAACATCGGGATCAATACGCATTCGTCTTTCAAGCAATGGTATGCCATCAGCGCGAGCGCCTTCAATGGGAACATTAAACTGGTAAGACCAGCTGCGACGAGCCAAAACCGACAGATTTGGACTCCCTTCTCtacgtaatataaaacaatatttttttcatcatccGATAAATCTTCTGCTAATTTGTAATCTCTATCGATCGAGCTGATGAGATTCTTTATTGAACGATACCGCTGCACAAGAATACCGTGTTTGAAGGTCACAGTCACTGCTACTATTGCCATTATGCCGTTCTTAATGGCTTCAGTATATCTTTTGGCTTTTACATCGTGATTTATGATTGAATTAACAAGGAATATGAAGCAAACTAAGGCGATAACacggaaaaaaataatctttattaaccAAAACCTGTTTCGATCGGCTATGAATGGGTGAGAATTATTCAGGCGCATATATCGTGTGGATATTTTGTACACCTCTTCAAATTTAAGAGGCCAACGAGCCATTTCGCGCCAACCTATCGGAGTTCCGGATACGTCTGGCGCAAAGTACTTAATCAGTCCGTCGACGACACGGTGTGGGAGCCCAAGACTGCAAGCGACGTTCCAATCACAACGAACCGTCAGTAATTGTGgtaaattgaaatgaaagaCCTACTCATTATGTTAATTCATGGTTTCGGTCTACGAATCGTATAAACTTCAaacgaaatgaaaatgaaatctCTGATATTAACTGGAATTGATTATTTGAACGATATCAGAACCAAGTGGACAGAGTTAAAGCAAATTGAacgatatcaaataaaataaccacGCAATACTTCCAAGTATCGCTGAGTGCGTTAAGGAAGTTAGGCTAAAGcaaatatatgttacataatattttgtttacatcgtttattattgtaatgaattattttaataataaaatctcgaGATAGGTTTGATGATGATAAGGACAACAAAAACCTCCGGATTGTTTTAAACGTTCTGTACTAAGTGGAACCTCGAATCGATGTTTTCGTACCGTTTTCATCCTAAAgctattattttgttgttgccaagattactttgattttaatttatacaaactatttttttttcctttatattgACAAACGGATAACATGCCACGACCTGTTTCAGGTCATAACGATTGATTGTGCTATggtattttagattaaaaaacctTATCTCATTATAGAAGGTTTTTGATTAAACAAACACCTCATAGCGGCGTGTTATCGTGGTAGATGTAAATATCTAGTAACCATAGCTTAAtacaatcataaataaaaattataatatttacaaattacaatatttcatttcgtatttcaataatttattgttaaaaaatatttaattccataTTCAGCTTCGTTAtgtgaatttttaaaaagtaaaggaatCCGATAAGAAGTcttatgtagtattttttatggCTTCTAAAGGAAAAGAGGAACCCttataagatcacttcgttGTCTGTATGTCAGTCCATTACGGTATATTTGGTTGTAGGagttgtaaaaaaatcaaacatttaaGTCAACAGAATcgaaaaatatctatatttttccCGCACAATCACAAAGGAAATCAAAATCTACAGGGTACTGCCCGTTGAACTAGGATCATGACATTTGGCTAGAAGGAATATCTTGTAGCAAAAGTATAGATAAATACCGAAAACCGTAAAATCTGTCTGGCGGTACGGAACCCTCTGTGTGCGTGTTCGAATCGAACTTGtccagtttatttattttgcagttgatttttaataacaattaatgaattatcaacatagtaaaaaataacaatagtatttttataattgatttcttGTCGAGTCAGAAGCGATAAACTTAACAATTGTAGCTAAGAAACCGCCCTTACTTATAACACGTCTTAGCCCTGATTGTACACGCGTGCATTCTAGTTAatagctatttttatattttactagcgacccgccgcGTCTTCGCATGGCGTATGCCCGCCTGGGTGTCGTTGTTTTCcgaattctataaaataataatataatatacagtatTCTACATTATATTGTTTTCTGATTGAGAGATATAATTTCTGAAAGAAACTAGAACTAGAACTAATGGCAATACCTAGGGTCGAGTTTTAATCCTCAGATAAACAGCAATATAGACCATGCCGATACTTATTTGATACACAACAAGatatagcatttttatttacatcgatGTTTAGTttgaggttattttttatttccccaaagtaatattagaaattatgataattttcaaTACTGTTGACAACATACAATTTCCTGCCATGGCACAGAGGGATTCTTTTTGGTACATTTTTCGCACATTTCTTTTTaccaatattgtatattatgatatgaCGTCGACACCCTTCGCTCCAGCCTCCGCGCTGATTGTTCCCGCCGTCGCCGTCGTGACAGcgaccaaatattaaatatctgcTCAGATTAAAAAATTTGCTACtcggcccggcttcgcacgggtgcaatttattaataaagaaacagttatgatataaatataatttaaaccctATGGCAGTCAGAAATAATGCAGCTTCCTGTCAGTGATTTTTTTCTTAGAATTGGATTATAATTTCGCggatataaaacaaacaaatgttacttctttatattattatattacatagagTCAAGGCAGATGGAGTTTGCGGAATTTTGTTAGTACGTCAATAATGAATCATAATTAAAGTGACAAAACTTGacgtaaacaaaaacaaaacaaaaagatAACAAAAGATGCGTCGTTCCGCGCCACACCCACAATTACGATCGCATTAGCAGTAAGTCCTTTGCGTGTGGCGAGCCGACGGGAGTGCGTTGAGTTCAACACGCGCAGACAAACAAATGGATACGATGATCTCACCTGCCCTATATATGCttagtttaatttttgtaatagtcTTTTAGCAGTTTTAGAATAACTTTTCATAGTCACTGGAATAAtggaaaattaaactaatttgagCATTTCCCTGGGAATGAGGACGGGCCCTTTTGTGGaacgctacatgcgttgacacgttggccccgtctcatatccgagaaacaatgttaagagctgGTGCCGCtccggaaaaagctgaagcaaaaaaaagatctaaatattcgtgtctcatgtcaaattacttttttgtccaatttgctgtcgaaacacttggcccttggagtaatggtgcaaaaagcttcatcaaaagtgtaacacctcgccttattgcctccactggtgacaggagacCTGTTTCTTTTTTAGCCaggaggatcggaattgcgattcaacggggaaatgctgctagcattcttgccaccattccacgcagtcaagatttatacagtgactatttttaattcatatttgtatatatttaagcacttaatgttatcaatttttatgttaataaatatattacaactttttcatttaagcatttggatattataataaatcgacCAATAAAGTCGACAACCGCTCTGTAACTTTGTCGGCCGCAGCTCGCTACAATGAAGTCTTGCTTAGGAGTTGCAGTATGCAGCACTACTTGGAAAAAAAGGGGAAATGCGATAAATCGCTTGTCTCTTTGTTTCTTATATCCCGTAATTGTGAGCgcgactaataaaaaataaagcgtGATAAACAATCTCGCAGACAAAAAAGTGATGAAATCACAGACACACAAATGTGTGGCGATTAGATAATCGCCGTTTCGGCAATCAGACACGGATTACACACCTTATGCCGTAGATTAATGAACACTTCGAGGGCGACAAATCCAACTACAATTACAACCTTTGAGAAGTAAACtttgatttataacaaaaaaactatttttcaatgtttttttttatatacttaaatttattttggcaACGGTGGCCAAAATTTACGATTACTACTCAGGAGGTATTGTACTCGTAGTGGTATCACCACTCTCACTCATAAGATACTAACGGCACGGAAAGACACGGCCGGGG is part of the Vanessa tameamea isolate UH-Manoa-2023 chromosome 10, ilVanTame1 primary haplotype, whole genome shotgun sequence genome and encodes:
- the LOC135193462 gene encoding carotenoid isomerooxygenase-like codes for the protein MVECKTKFYPNCDGNVWLRSCEVEVTDPLDGLITGEFPSWLQGTLLRNGPGSLKVGSMRFQHLFDSSALLHRFYIHHGHVTYQCRFLQSNTYKKNHAANRIVVAEFGTAAVPDPCHTIFHRIAALFKPGESISDNAMISLYPFGDEIYAFTEGPVIHRIDPVTLDTMERKNLTENVALLHHTSHPHVMSNGDVYNVGMSVVRGRVQHVIVKFPFTENGDMFAEARVVASLKPRWPINPAYMHTFGMTEKYFVILEQPLSVSLVGLVWSQLTDQPLSSSLNWYPEPETHVVLLDRESGKEVKRYRTETLFFLHIINCFERDGNVVVDVCAYKDAKVINAMYIHAIESMQSNADYAEWFRGRPKRLEMSLAAPPLTRVEPKLLADLGCETPRIHYDLHNGRPYRYFYAVSSDIDAENPGTIIKVDTVTGETKSFWEKDCYPSEPIFVPSPQANEEDEGVVLSALVSGADECEVCLLLLDARELRERARAYFRTPSPAPKCLHGWFLPQAVNERLLTL
- the LOC113402707 gene encoding uncharacterized protein LOC113402707; amino-acid sequence: MARWPLKFEEVYKISTRYMRLNNSHPFIADRNRFWLIKIIFFRVIALVCFIFLVNSIINHDVKAKRYTEAIKNGIMAIVAVTVTFKHGILVQRYRSIKNLISSIDRDYKLAEDLSDDEKNIVLYYVEKGVQICRFWLVAAGLTSLMFPLKALALMAYHCLKDECVLIPMFDFTYPKGINEYKDVLSVYCATFLLCFSFDIYSMSVYIGFDPLVPIFMLHTCGQLHLISRNLSKALSEASTTQEKKEKLKRINLKLVEIYRFVKNVQKIFVILYEFNMKTTTFLIPFSAFQIVESLRHKEITLEFISFFFGAILHFYIPCYYSNLLMVKSESLRQAIYTCGWEMESDIQIRKTILLMLTRTSAPLVMKTVFYPICLDTFAEMARQAYGIYNIMNAAWG